The following are from one region of the Vitis riparia cultivar Riparia Gloire de Montpellier isolate 1030 chromosome 14, EGFV_Vit.rip_1.0, whole genome shotgun sequence genome:
- the LOC117930167 gene encoding GPI ethanolamine phosphate transferase 1 isoform X2 — translation MRILVQLQKDGKLIQLSSILCLTEAGIHLLSVVQILFQYFAVPCHTVPGIHILMSLKTLLLVCVNADASFLDEWSFDQFQSLLNSSNKDPKLKQLLLQDNLVIFLHLLGCDSNGHAHRPYSSIYLNNVKVVDRIAENVYNLVEDFFKDNQTAFIFTADHGMSDKGSHGDGHPSNTDTPLVVWGAGVKHPRPMSESNHSDCGFRFVDEHMHDTPTPIEWDLNDLERVDVNQADIAPLMSTLLGSPCPVNSVGNLPLGYINMREADEVEAVLANTKQVLNQFLRKSKIKQSNSLNFKPFKPLAHYSSVLDQIEDLISVKDYDAAMRVAQNLKSLALEGLHYFQTYDWLMLMTVVTLGYIGWMVYLVLHVLQNYTSLPENMFRKEQAVHLRNYTGKVYLCGYLLIGVLCLLLFLEHSPPLYHAYTAMTVFLWTQIFSEYWFLKGLWRHLRRSKYDYIIKLLATCAVSIFILEFLVNSFTERKLYTWCFLVVGVVASVFLFKSIPWRSGIPIFVWVACWFLSVFTLMPAEIPDNNQLVIASGIMIIMIGIAARMLDMHTERNKYWLCILSHDRQKHRFPMLFHLQALLVGLSSLMVSLSTSHRTQKQELLPVHQLINWSIAGFSMVLPLFSASGLLSRLTSIFLGFAPTFLLLSIGYEAVFYGALALVLMAWMLFENTLLYLSKVKMSSASMKNMEGKVILDNDDRCLQLFDVRIPLIFMVLFNVAFFGTGNFASIASFEISSVYRFITIFSPFLMAALLIFKLFIPFMLVICVFSAITKLIQIPRLGCYFLVILFSDVMTIHFFFLVRNTGSWMEIGNSISHFGIVSAQVVFVLLLFALTNIYTRDIQTRSVLPSSRKAL, via the exons TGTTAATGCAGATGCATCCTTTTTGGATGAGTGGTCCTTTGATCAATTCCAGAGCCTTCTGAATAGCTCCAATAAAGATCCAAAATTGAAGCAGTTACTTCTACAGGATAACCTCGTCATATTCCTGCATCTACTTGGTTGTGATTCGAATGGTCATGCACATCGGCCCTATTCATCTATCTACCTTAATAATGTTAAGGTTGTTGATCGTATTGCTGAAAATGTTTATAATCTTGTTGAAGACTTTTTCAAGGACAATCAGACAGCATTTATTTTTACTGCTGATCATGGAATGAGTGACAAAG GAAGTCATGGAGATGGGCATCCTTCAAACACTGATACACCCCTTGTTGTTTGGGGAGCAGGCGTTAAACATCCTAGACCAATGTCTGAAAGCAACCATTCTGATTGTGGTTTTCGTTTTGTGGATGAACATATGCATGACACACCGACACCTATAGAATGGGATCTGAATGACTTGGAAAGGGTGGATGTTAATCAAGCTGATATTGCACCACTAATG TCAACACTTCTTGGTTCTCCATGTCCTGTTAACTCTGTTGGCAATTTACCCCTCGGCTACATTAACATGAGAGAG gCAGATGAAGTTGAAGCTGTGCTTGCTAATACAAAGCAAGTTCTCAACCAGTTCCTTCGCAAGTCAA AAATAAAGCAGTCAAATTCGTTAAATTTCAAGCCTTTCAAGCCCCTGGCTCATTATTCCTCAGTATTGGATCAAATTGAAGATCTGATATCTGTTAAAGACTATGATGCTGCAATGAGAGTAGCTCAAAATCTCAAAAGTTTGGCACTGGAGGGGCTTCATTATTTCCAAACTTACGATTGGTTGATGCTGATGACTGTAGTTACCCTTGGTTACATTGGATGGATGGTATATCTTGTTCTCCATGTGCTACAAAATTATACCTCCTTGCCAGAAAATATGTTCAGAAAGGAGCAAGCAGTTCATCTAAGAAATTACACTGGAAAG GTATATCTTTGTGGATATCTGTTGATTGGAGTGCTTTGTCTTCTGCTGTTCCTGGAGCACTCTCCTCCCCTTTACCATGCATACACTGCTATGACAGTATTTCTCTGGACACAAATATTTAGTGAGTATTGGTTTTTGAAAGGATTATGGCGACACTTACGTCGGAGTAAATATGATTATATCATTAAACTCCTTGCAACTTGTGCTGTTTCAATATTCATTCTTGAATTCCTG GTGAACAGCTTCACTGAGAGGAAGCTCTACACTTGGTGCTTTCTAGTAGTGGGAGTTGTTgcttctgtttttctttttaaatcaattCCATGGAGATCTGGGATACCAATTTTTGTGTGGGTTGCATGTTGGTTTTTGTCTGTTTTCACTTTGATGCCAGCAGAAATTCCTGATAATAATCAACTAGT GATTGCAAGTGgaattatgattatcatgataGGAATAGCTGCAAGGATGCTGGATATGCATACTGAAAGGAATAAATATTGGCTATGCATCCTTAGTCATGATAGGCAGAAACACCGGTTCCCCATGCTCTTCCACTTACAG GCACTTTTGGTTGGGTTGTCATCATTGATGGTGTCATTATCAACGTCTCACAGAACTCAAAAGCAAGAACTGCTTCCAGTGCACCAGTTGATTAACTGGTCTATTGCTG GTTTCTCGATGGTTCTCCCTTTGTTTTCAGCAAGTGGCCTCTTGTCCCGACTGACTTCTATATTTCTTGGTTTTGCACCCACATTCCTACTTCTATCAATTGG ATACGAAGCTGTCTTCTATGGTGCACTTGCTCTTGTACTTATGGCATGGATGCTATTTGAAAATACACTTCTCTATTTAAGTAAGGTGAAAATGTCCTctgcttccatgaaaaatatgGAGGGTAAAGTCATCCTTGACAATGATGATAGATGCTTGCAGTTGTTTGATGTGAGAATCCCATTGATCTTT ATGGTCTTATTTAATGTTGCATTTTTTGGAACGGGTAACTTTGCAAGTATTGCAAGTTTTGAGATTTCCTCTGTTTATCGGTTCATCACAATCTTCAGT CCATTTCTGATGGCAGCCCTTCTTATTTTCAAGTTGTTTATACCATTCATGCTTGTCAT ATGCGTGTTTAGTGCAATAACCAAACTAATTCAAATTCCACGGTTGGGATGCTATTTCCTCGTTATACTATTTTCAGATGTGATGACTATCCACTTCTTCTTCCTG GTTCGAAATACGGGAAGCTGGATGGAAATTGGTAACAGCATCAGCCATTTTGGAATCGTTAGCGCACAAGTTGTGTTTGTGCTATTGCTTTTTGCCCTCACAAACATATACACAAGAGACATTCAGACCAGATCTGTTCTACCATCCTCTAGGAAAGCATTGTAG
- the LOC117930222 gene encoding senescence-associated carboxylesterase 101-like produces MEGRRMNQVPLFSSARELGNLIVTSNLIDSALTKILELQRDQTALPSPVQYRVYYPSPKCTIVAFVSSPDCTQNPLPGQGDLVPSSLFDFLCTEEYPSVSINGAALTLFTSLYDHLSGLIDELTVIEGRLIITGHSMGGSVASLFTLCLLEVINLSKPKCRPICITFGSPLIGDFGLQHSNWNSFFLHVVSNQDLVPGLFLPSGRSPPTSSHSQTTGYKPFGTYLLCSELGCACFDNPDLILELLKVISSEVAGGLRDVDYRKILINLKERAIFKGLQQVGERFADPFSAGIIMDLEIIGFDQTKLLRHNIDINTVIRILGVEARILAHKNKASDAKKLNDIKIHMAQLEWYKKKSKDLNKGYYDCFKNQGSKRDIKIEQYRGHLTIYWKDMVAQVQRKPQKEGASFRTSWLYPGTTYRRMVEPLDIAAFYREGRTDYINNGRSPHYKLLQQWYEEDVKPPSRDKLDSKKLKVSGILTEDSLFWAHVEEALLSCESLKSANSTLEQRKSSWDNLVKFGEYVMEQIGNYAVSPEIFLGESSFMKWWGVYEDYIDASNNSYGSPLISFMKNRSYRLYG; encoded by the exons ATGGAAGGAAGGAGGATGAACCAAGTTCCTTT GTTTAGCTCTGCAAGAGAACTGGGAAATTTAATTGTGACCTCCAATCTAATCGACTCTGCTTTGACTAAAATTCTTGAGCTTCAAAGAGACCAAACAGCCTTGCCTTCCCCCGTTCAATACAGAGTTTATTATCCATCTCCCAAGTGCACAATTGTAGCTTTTGTCTCTTCACCTGACTGCACTCAAAACCCTCTTCCTGGACAAGGAGATTTAGTTCCCTCTTCTCTCTTTGACTTCCTCTGCACCGAAGAATACCCCTCCGTCTCCATTAACGGAGCCGCATTAACCCTCTTTACCTCTCTCTACGATCATCTCTCTGGACTAATAGATGAG TTGACTGTGATTGAAGGTCGATTAATCATCACTGGGCACTCGATGGGAGGATCCGTTGCTTCTCTCTTCACCTTATGCCTGTTAGAAGTCATCAATTTATCAAAACCCAAATGCCGCCCCATTTGTATCACCTTTGGTTCACCCCTCATAGGCGACTTTGGCCTCCAACACTCCAATTGGAATTCTTTCTTCTTGCATGTAGTGTCCAACCAAGATCTAGTCCCCGGACTCTTCCTCCCATCCGGCAGATCTCCTCCCACATCCTCCCATTCACAAACTACTGGTTACAAGCCCTTTGGGACATATCTCTTGTGCTCTGAACTTGGTTGTGCTTGTTTTGACAACCCTGATTTAATTTTGGAATTGCTGAAAGTCATATCATCAGAGGTTGCCGGAGGATTGCGGGATGTTGATTACAGGAAGATTTTAATAAACCTCAAGGAGAGGGCAATCTTCAAGGGACTTCAGCAGGTGGGTGAAAGGTTTGCAGATCCCTTTTCAGCTGGGATCATCATGGACCTTGAGATAATTGGATTTGATCAAACAAAG CTGTTGCGGCACAACATTGATATCAACACTGTGATAAGGATACTGGGAGTGGAAGCCAGAATCCTAGCCCACAAAAATAAAGCTTCTGATGCCAAGAAACTGAATGACATAAAAATACACATGGCCCAGCTAGAATGGTATAAGAAGAAATCAAAAGATCTGAACAAGGGTTACTACGACTGCTTCAAAAACCAGGGGTCAAAAAGGGACATTAAAATTGAACAGTATAGGGGACACCTCACAATATACTGGAAAGACATGGTTGCACAAGTACAGAGGAAGCCCCAGAAGGAAGGAGCATCATTTCGAACCAGTTGGCTCTATCCAGGGACAACTTATAGAAGAATGGTTGAACCACTGGACATTGCTGCCTTCTACAGAGAGGGTAGAACAGACTACATAAACAATGGAAGATCTCCTCATTACAAGCTGTTGCAGCAATGGTATGAGGAAGATGTGAAGCCCCCATCCAGAGATAAGCTCGATTCCAAGAAACTAAAGGTGTCTGGTATCCTAACTGAGGATTCTTTGTTTTGGGCACATGTGGAGGAGGCTCTCTTGTCATGCGAATCGCTCAAGAGTGCAAACTCTACTCTTGAGCAGAGAAAATCATCATGGGATAATCTGGTTAAGTTTGGGGAGTATGTAATGGAACAGATTGGAAACTATGCAGTGTCCCCTGAGATTTTCTTGGGGGAAAGCAGCTTCATGAAATGGTGGGGAGTGTATGAGGACTACATAGATGCTTCCAATAATTCCTATGGGTCACCATTGATCAGCTTTATGAAGAACCGTAGTTATAGACTGTATGGTTAG